One segment of Neobacillus endophyticus DNA contains the following:
- a CDS encoding nucleotide sugar dehydrogenase, with protein MNKICVIGLGYIGLPTSVMFANNGLHVHGVDVNAEAVGKIRNKQLHIEENGLQERLNAAIDSGNLTVSTTPEKADVFIIAVPSPINPDKTADMKYVEAATKSIIPFLEKGNLVVLESTVPPRTVEDVMMPILKTSGLEIGTELLVSHSPERVIPGRVFEELVNNSRIVGGINEESAEKTRDLYRAFVKGEIFLTDATTAEMVKVIENTYRDVNIAFANELAKISENIGINVWEAIKLANHHPRVNIHLPGPGVGGHCIAVDPWFLVELQPETAKIIHLARQTNDSMPLYVANKVKAIAEKHQINNPKVAVLGLAFKANIDDMRESPSTEVIHYLKELNIELTAFDPHIKEQNFAQQALKLEEALENADIVLILTEHDEFKILNPKQTAGLVRSKIVLDTKNCLPREAWTKAGFDLHVLGIAND; from the coding sequence ATGAATAAAATATGTGTCATTGGTCTCGGTTATATCGGTCTGCCAACATCCGTTATGTTTGCCAATAACGGATTGCATGTTCATGGTGTAGATGTTAATGCTGAGGCTGTCGGGAAAATTCGCAATAAACAGCTTCATATTGAAGAAAATGGACTTCAAGAACGATTAAATGCCGCAATTGACAGTGGCAATTTAACTGTTTCAACCACACCGGAAAAAGCTGATGTCTTTATTATCGCGGTTCCGTCACCGATTAATCCGGATAAAACAGCCGATATGAAATATGTAGAAGCAGCGACAAAATCGATTATTCCTTTTCTTGAAAAGGGCAATTTAGTTGTGTTGGAATCAACAGTACCTCCACGGACTGTTGAGGATGTCATGATGCCGATTTTAAAAACAAGCGGCCTTGAAATTGGAACGGAATTGCTTGTATCCCACTCACCAGAGCGGGTGATTCCAGGCCGTGTTTTCGAAGAACTTGTTAATAACAGCCGAATCGTGGGCGGTATTAATGAAGAGTCTGCCGAAAAAACGAGAGACCTTTATCGTGCGTTTGTTAAAGGAGAAATTTTCCTGACAGATGCTACTACTGCAGAAATGGTTAAAGTAATTGAAAATACGTACCGTGATGTCAACATTGCCTTTGCCAACGAATTGGCTAAGATTAGTGAAAACATCGGAATTAACGTTTGGGAAGCCATCAAACTTGCTAACCATCATCCTAGGGTAAACATTCATCTTCCAGGACCAGGTGTAGGCGGCCACTGTATTGCAGTTGACCCATGGTTCTTGGTGGAATTACAGCCTGAGACGGCGAAAATCATTCATCTTGCACGTCAAACGAATGATTCTATGCCGCTTTATGTGGCTAATAAGGTGAAAGCCATTGCTGAAAAGCACCAAATTAATAATCCGAAGGTTGCCGTGCTTGGTTTGGCGTTTAAAGCCAATATTGATGATATGCGGGAAAGTCCTTCAACAGAGGTTATTCATTACTTAAAAGAGCTTAACATTGAATTAACTGCTTTCGATCCGCATATTAAGGAACAGAATTTCGCTCAGCAAGCCTTAAAGCTGGAAGAAGCTTTGGAAAATGCTGATATCGTTCTTATTTTAACAGAGCATGATGAATTCAAAATATTAAATCCAAAACAAACGGCCGGACTTGTCCGTTCAAAAATTGTGCTGGATACGAAGAACTGCTTGCCTCGGGAAGCTTGGACAAAAGCA
- a CDS encoding C40 family peptidase — MKKLFISGLLTCSLLLSGLIVGNKTEASSFGETVANIALDYVGVPYVWGGTSPKGFDCSGFVRYTYHKAGVSLPRTASEQYAEGQSVSKGKLQRGDLVFFSTYKTGASHVGIYLGNNKFIHASTSHGVTVSSLSTSYYNQTYIGSKRIGNTTNGWVLSNDTWYYYKNGQKQTGWLNDNGTWYFLDSDGKMLTGWVRSSSKWYYLYKDGSMAKNTTIDGYKLDSSGAWVQ, encoded by the coding sequence ATGAAGAAGTTATTCATAAGTGGTTTACTAACATGTTCTTTACTCTTGAGCGGATTAATCGTTGGGAATAAAACGGAAGCGTCTTCATTCGGAGAAACGGTTGCGAATATAGCTCTTGATTATGTAGGGGTTCCATATGTTTGGGGAGGAACATCGCCAAAAGGCTTTGATTGTTCAGGATTTGTACGGTATACCTATCATAAAGCTGGTGTGTCGCTGCCACGGACTGCTTCAGAACAATATGCAGAAGGTCAGTCAGTCTCCAAGGGGAAATTACAGCGCGGTGATTTAGTATTCTTTAGTACATACAAGACAGGTGCTTCCCATGTTGGCATTTACCTGGGCAATAACAAATTTATTCATGCTTCGACAAGTCATGGCGTAACGGTCAGTTCTCTATCAACCTCTTATTATAATCAAACGTATATCGGGTCCAAGCGAATCGGGAACACAACAAACGGCTGGGTATTATCCAATGATACTTGGTATTATTATAAGAATGGCCAAAAACAAACGGGCTGGCTTAATGACAATGGCACATGGTATTTCCTTGATTCAGACGGCAAAATGTTAACAGGCTGGGTTCGCTCCAGCAGCAAATGGTATTACTTGTATAAAGACGGTTCCATGGCAAAGAATACCACCATTGACGGCTACAAACTGGACAGCAGCGGAGCCTGGGTTCAGTAA
- a CDS encoding glucosaminidase domain-containing protein: MKKKVIQSVLAMFLVFGLLNSPVFAATAQQPVMSVISVDLPVYSAFDQLSDPGNHTHLADLTYNTQVIVLSEKDYAAQIQTTDGTVTGWVHKAYLSNKVTDQTWLVKQGRNLRADPSTANPPIGFISDNSMVYVLDYNSSAKFYKIQTSDGKVGWIKGTYQRDDGTEYGGGRNVIPYEFGKKDTATTNISIYTPLNTKANVTADQINKYIQYKTNGVKTLMTGLGSTYLQAQTVTRVNAVYLLAHSGLESKWGTSAIASNKYNFYGIHATDLQPMDSAYDYSTPTNGIIAGAEFISDTYVNRDQSNTADYPFAQPTLDNMRFNDNLHQYSTDEAWASKIANLIKEFNTFTYTKGWKQIAGQWYFNNGDGTYKTGWLNVGGKWYYFKSGGVMQTGWLYTGGQWYYLNSSGAMQTGWLYTGGKWYYLNTSGTMQKGWKLIGSKWYFFYSDGHMAANTKIGKYRLGSNGAMI; this comes from the coding sequence ATGAAAAAGAAGGTCATCCAAAGTGTATTAGCAATGTTTCTGGTTTTCGGGCTATTGAATAGCCCAGTCTTTGCTGCAACAGCACAGCAACCGGTTATGAGTGTGATTTCAGTTGATCTTCCCGTGTACAGCGCCTTTGACCAACTATCAGATCCCGGCAATCACACCCATTTGGCGGATCTTACCTATAATACACAGGTCATTGTCTTAAGCGAAAAAGATTATGCTGCGCAAATTCAAACAACGGATGGAACCGTCACAGGCTGGGTCCACAAAGCCTATTTAAGCAATAAGGTAACAGACCAAACTTGGCTGGTTAAGCAAGGGAGAAATTTACGGGCAGATCCCAGCACCGCCAATCCGCCGATCGGTTTTATTTCTGACAATTCAATGGTATACGTTCTAGATTACAACTCAAGTGCGAAATTCTATAAAATTCAAACCTCTGACGGAAAAGTTGGCTGGATAAAAGGCACATACCAAAGAGACGACGGAACCGAATACGGTGGAGGCCGCAATGTGATTCCGTATGAATTCGGCAAAAAAGACACAGCTACAACGAATATTTCCATTTACACTCCATTAAATACTAAAGCAAATGTAACAGCAGACCAAATCAATAAATACATTCAGTACAAAACAAATGGCGTGAAAACTCTGATGACCGGGCTGGGTTCCACCTATCTTCAAGCCCAAACTGTCACCCGTGTAAACGCGGTATACTTATTGGCACACTCAGGTCTTGAATCAAAATGGGGTACATCGGCCATCGCTTCCAACAAGTATAACTTTTATGGCATCCATGCCACAGATCTTCAGCCGATGGATTCCGCTTATGATTACTCTACGCCAACAAATGGCATTATTGCAGGAGCTGAATTTATTAGCGACACATATGTAAACAGAGATCAATCCAATACTGCTGATTATCCATTTGCACAGCCAACACTTGATAATATGCGATTTAACGATAACCTGCATCAATATTCCACAGATGAGGCATGGGCAAGTAAAATTGCCAATCTTATCAAGGAATTTAATACATTCACCTATACAAAAGGCTGGAAGCAGATTGCCGGTCAGTGGTACTTTAACAACGGCGACGGTACCTATAAAACTGGCTGGCTGAACGTTGGCGGCAAATGGTATTATTTTAAATCCGGCGGCGTGATGCAAACCGGCTGGCTTTATACAGGAGGTCAGTGGTACTACTTAAACAGCAGCGGTGCTATGCAGACCGGCTGGCTTTATACCGGCGGCAAATGGTACTATCTTAACACAAGTGGCACCATGCAAAAAGGCTGGAAGTTAATCGGATCGAAGTGGTACTTTTTTTACAGTGACGGTCATATGGCGGCAAACACAAAGATTGGTAAGTACCGTCTAGGAAGCAATGGAGCCATGATTTAA
- a CDS encoding NTP transferase domain-containing protein, whose amino-acid sequence MRAILLAAGMGTRLRPLTLTTPKSLTVVNGKPMLEQQIEFLREVGVEEIIVVTGYLAEKFAYLEEKYGVKLVHNDQYDVYNNIYTMYLVRDFLPDSYVIDADVYLHHNFLLRNPKNSMYFSARKPEFKGEWMIRFNDDFKVYDIVVGDGEHDYILCGISYWSGEDGRYIVGKLEEAVAGGSFKDLYWDDIVKDNIGALNVYLQEIHPDDSFEIDSLEDLENVRKRLAEQK is encoded by the coding sequence ATGAGAGCTATTTTACTTGCAGCAGGAATGGGAACAAGATTACGGCCATTAACATTAACGACTCCGAAATCACTTACAGTCGTAAACGGAAAGCCCATGCTTGAGCAGCAGATCGAATTTTTGCGGGAAGTCGGTGTCGAGGAAATTATTGTCGTAACCGGCTATCTTGCTGAAAAATTTGCGTACTTAGAGGAAAAATACGGGGTTAAACTGGTTCATAACGATCAGTACGATGTATATAACAATATTTACACGATGTATTTAGTGAGAGACTTTCTGCCAGATTCCTATGTGATTGATGCAGATGTCTATTTACATCATAACTTCCTCTTGCGAAATCCTAAAAACTCCATGTATTTCAGTGCACGCAAACCGGAATTCAAAGGGGAATGGATGATTCGCTTCAATGATGATTTCAAGGTGTACGATATCGTGGTCGGCGATGGTGAGCATGATTACATTTTGTGCGGCATCTCCTATTGGTCTGGGGAAGACGGGCGATATATTGTTGGCAAACTGGAAGAGGCCGTTGCCGGCGGAAGCTTTAAAGATCTGTACTGGGACGACATTGTCAAAGACAACATCGGCGCCTTGAATGTGTATCTGCAGGAAATTCACCCGGACGACAGTTTCGAAATCGATTCCTTGGAAGACCTTGAAAACGTAAGAAAACGATTGGCTGAGCAAAAATAA
- a CDS encoding DMT family transporter codes for MSTKNKGLFYGLFSGFTWGLDTVLIGVVLAKSIFTSTAEVIFLAPLVSTFFHDLLSSFWMMIYMVIRGEFKVPFQKLSTRSGRFVMLGALLGGPIGMTGYVLAVKYLGASLSASISAVYPAVGALFAFLLLKDKLSVKNWFGLFISILFIFLLGFAGGDRSPSYILGFLFILLCVFGWGMECVILAYGMKDDEITPEQALQIRQLVSAVTYGVIILPIFKAYPLVGTVLQSSQVWFIALVALSGTASYVYYYKAIYVMGPTRAMALNITYAAWAIFLSFIILHSPVTFKVVIYSIMILVGSVITCATPEELKWTNFIKRRRAA; via the coding sequence ATGAGTACAAAAAATAAAGGCCTTTTCTACGGTTTATTTTCCGGGTTTACGTGGGGACTGGATACAGTATTAATCGGTGTGGTATTGGCCAAGAGTATTTTTACTTCGACAGCTGAAGTGATTTTTCTTGCTCCATTAGTGAGCACGTTTTTTCATGACTTGTTATCCAGCTTTTGGATGATGATTTATATGGTCATCAGAGGGGAATTTAAGGTGCCATTTCAAAAATTGTCAACCCGAAGCGGACGATTTGTCATGTTAGGTGCACTTCTTGGCGGACCAATTGGAATGACCGGGTATGTGCTTGCAGTTAAATATTTAGGCGCATCGCTGTCTGCTTCTATTTCAGCGGTCTATCCTGCAGTCGGTGCCTTATTCGCCTTTTTGCTGTTAAAGGATAAACTATCAGTAAAAAACTGGTTTGGACTATTTATAAGTATTTTATTTATTTTCTTATTAGGATTTGCCGGCGGAGACCGTTCACCAAGCTATATTCTCGGATTCTTATTTATTCTGTTATGTGTTTTTGGCTGGGGAATGGAATGCGTGATTCTTGCCTATGGGATGAAGGATGACGAAATCACGCCTGAGCAGGCATTGCAAATTCGACAGCTCGTTTCAGCTGTCACATATGGGGTAATAATATTACCAATTTTCAAAGCTTATCCGCTTGTGGGAACGGTGCTGCAAAGCAGCCAAGTTTGGTTTATTGCTCTAGTCGCTCTATCAGGTACAGCCTCCTATGTGTATTATTACAAAGCCATTTATGTCATGGGACCGACAAGAGCGATGGCATTGAATATAACCTATGCTGCTTGGGCGATTTTCCTCAGCTTTATTATTTTACATTCGCCAGTTACCTTTAAGGTTGTGATTTATAGTATTATGATTTTAGTTGGTTCGGTTATTACATGCGCTACTCCGGAAGAACTAAAATGGACGAATTTTATCAAACGCAGGAGAGCAGCTTAG
- a CDS encoding phosphotransferase, whose protein sequence is MGIYSIFERIGGLPLEQHVFQILEAVNQNANLNQKKLSEICGISIGKVNYLMNDLMAENYIYNEKKGRNVSYFLTQKGMEFLESGIEAFHFKKVNIHQEPMTEIKQAVILAAGQRKDFGKPAGLMPVDDILLIKRTVDILQENGIGHIVIVTGYEKEAFQEVPELSHLRFVHNPKYKWTGSMASLAIAKDLITEDFLLIEDDILIEERAIRELLAYPQRDTVLIANESGSGDEAFVEFRNGYLFKISKDIHQFNHVDGEMIGVSKLSYEVFSKMVEEYKENNRNPYMNYEYMLLDVSRSYNIGYLKMHNLIWGEIDSLNHYETITKKTYPILKRKEAEFREIQIKSILMEALNLEYEDIQEIQPFGGMTNKNFKVLVKDKEYVLRIPGNGTEQMINRKEEKVNSSIASHLGIDTELIYFNEVTGVKIAELIPNAETLNGKTAKRQDYMQLTTAILRKLHTSDLTMANEFNVFEKIDEYEQLMKEANGRPYPHYDEVRAEVMLLKDIYQGMNIALKPCHNDLVPENLVKSGPDKVYLIDWEYAGMNDPMWDLAAHSLECEFSPEDEELFLSLYLQTDHIPLEIQQRVLMNKIFQDFLWSIWTIIKEAKGDDFGTYGIDRFNRARKNLNHDIMKEMAYEYKK, encoded by the coding sequence ATGGGTATATATTCAATTTTTGAACGTATTGGAGGTCTTCCATTGGAGCAGCATGTGTTTCAGATTCTAGAAGCGGTAAATCAAAATGCGAACTTGAACCAAAAGAAGCTATCCGAAATTTGCGGAATTTCGATTGGGAAAGTTAATTACTTGATGAATGATTTAATGGCTGAAAACTATATTTATAATGAAAAAAAAGGCCGGAACGTCAGTTATTTTTTAACGCAAAAAGGAATGGAGTTTCTGGAGAGCGGCATTGAGGCCTTTCACTTTAAGAAGGTCAATATTCACCAGGAACCAATGACGGAAATTAAACAGGCAGTCATTCTGGCAGCGGGCCAAAGAAAGGATTTTGGCAAACCAGCGGGTTTAATGCCGGTGGATGACATTTTGCTCATAAAACGCACGGTCGATATCCTGCAGGAAAACGGGATCGGCCATATCGTTATTGTGACTGGCTATGAAAAAGAGGCATTCCAAGAGGTACCGGAATTAAGCCATTTGCGTTTTGTCCACAATCCAAAATATAAATGGACGGGATCCATGGCATCCTTGGCAATTGCTAAAGACTTGATTACCGAAGATTTTCTGTTGATTGAGGATGATATTTTAATCGAAGAACGGGCCATTCGCGAACTTCTTGCCTATCCGCAGCGGGACACTGTGCTCATTGCCAATGAGAGCGGTTCAGGTGATGAGGCATTCGTCGAATTCCGAAATGGCTATCTTTTTAAAATCTCAAAAGATATTCACCAGTTTAATCATGTTGACGGGGAAATGATCGGCGTCAGCAAGCTATCTTATGAAGTATTCAGTAAAATGGTGGAAGAATATAAGGAAAACAACAGAAATCCATACATGAATTACGAATATATGCTGCTTGATGTTTCCCGGAGCTATAATATTGGCTATTTAAAAATGCACAATCTAATTTGGGGCGAGATTGACAGTCTTAATCATTATGAAACCATCACGAAAAAAACGTATCCGATCTTAAAACGGAAGGAAGCGGAATTTCGTGAAATCCAAATTAAGAGCATCCTGATGGAAGCCCTTAACCTGGAATATGAGGATATTCAGGAGATACAGCCGTTTGGCGGGATGACGAATAAAAACTTCAAGGTGCTTGTAAAAGATAAGGAATATGTCCTAAGGATTCCGGGAAATGGCACTGAGCAGATGATTAACCGCAAAGAGGAAAAAGTAAACTCATCTATTGCAAGTCATTTGGGAATTGATACCGAGTTAATCTACTTTAATGAAGTAACTGGCGTCAAAATTGCTGAACTGATCCCAAATGCCGAAACTTTGAACGGGAAAACGGCAAAGCGTCAGGATTACATGCAATTAACTACGGCCATTTTACGGAAATTACATACTTCGGATTTGACGATGGCCAATGAATTCAATGTTTTTGAAAAAATCGACGAGTATGAACAGCTGATGAAAGAGGCAAATGGCCGTCCATATCCGCATTATGATGAGGTAAGAGCCGAAGTGATGCTTCTGAAGGACATTTATCAGGGCATGAACATCGCCTTAAAGCCATGTCATAACGATTTGGTTCCGGAGAACCTGGTTAAAAGCGGCCCGGATAAAGTGTATTTAATTGACTGGGAATATGCCGGTATGAATGATCCGATGTGGGATCTTGCTGCCCACTCGCTCGAGTGTGAATTTTCACCGGAAGATGAAGAATTATTCTTATCCTTGTATTTACAAACAGATCACATTCCGCTTGAAATCCAACAGCGTGTGTTAATGAATAAAATTTTTCAGGATTTCCTTTGGAGTATTTGGACGATTATTAAGGAAGCAAAAGGTGATGACTTTGGCACCTATGGAATTGACCGCTTTAATCGGGCAAGAAAGAATTTAAATCATGACATCATGAAGGAGATGGCGTATGAGTACAAAAAATAA
- a CDS encoding glucosaminidase domain-containing protein, which translates to MKKKRATAFFLATMLFSSSAVGATAVTTNTWKYQNNKWYYVTPSGKKITGWVSIKGARYYFSSDGVMQTGWARINNLWYYFDLKSGAMKTGWLIDKNTWYYLKSSGAMATGWIEVSGKKYYLSPSGAMVTGQKYIDNKPYFFTSSGALSTAKLTGWFRDGSVIMYFNTDGSKHTGWLTVSGSTYYFGTDGFMYKGWLTDNGNKYYFGQDGKMLTGIQTINGQKYYFAANGVLQQSPGWQVLNNKRYYLGTNGIVYTGWLTDGGKKYYLGSDGTMQTGWFLYQNNWYYFNSDGTMATGWISDSSKWYYLNSDGVMQTGWLVDQGNTYYLNVGGDRRTGWLQLGNSWYYFDSNGKMVTGTQVIDGKTYTFFDNGLLNSGPVTTKTQYNVTLQQVLNVEMQLNPPPQTDLYQSQAAYVSSQYVLQNANDPTKGVVTASALNVRSDTNSNSFIYGTLKQGQTVTIVSTVGTWYQIKFGTWRNAKPEDVINYLDPSRITPDSPQYLEFLILNKNAGTTAADLNANVLKGKGILDGMGDAFIKASLQNNVNEVYLIAHAFLESGNGTSALANGVQVDTVDGKKLDKPVTVYNMFGIGAFDSCPQSCGAQTAYKNGWFTPEAAIIGGAAFIGSSYINAANSPQNTLYKMRWNPANPGNHQYATDMSWAANQVYNMKKIYDSLSSYTLYFDVPVYK; encoded by the coding sequence TTGAAGAAAAAAAGAGCCACTGCTTTCTTCTTGGCAACGATGTTATTTTCATCGTCAGCAGTTGGGGCAACGGCGGTAACAACAAATACGTGGAAATATCAAAATAACAAATGGTATTATGTAACTCCATCAGGCAAGAAAATCACTGGATGGGTGAGTATTAAGGGTGCCAGGTATTATTTTAGTAGTGATGGGGTCATGCAGACTGGATGGGCTCGAATCAACAATCTCTGGTACTACTTTGATCTGAAAAGCGGTGCAATGAAAACCGGTTGGTTAATAGACAAAAACACCTGGTATTATCTTAAATCGAGCGGCGCAATGGCTACCGGCTGGATTGAAGTCAGCGGGAAAAAATATTACCTAAGCCCAAGCGGTGCAATGGTCACAGGGCAAAAATACATTGATAATAAGCCATACTTTTTTACATCCTCTGGAGCCTTGAGTACAGCGAAGCTGACAGGCTGGTTTCGCGATGGTTCCGTTATCATGTATTTTAATACGGATGGTTCGAAGCATACCGGCTGGCTGACTGTCAGCGGCAGTACATATTATTTTGGTACAGATGGTTTCATGTATAAGGGCTGGTTAACGGATAACGGAAATAAATATTACTTTGGCCAAGATGGAAAAATGCTAACAGGAATCCAAACGATAAACGGCCAAAAGTATTATTTTGCTGCAAACGGTGTTCTTCAGCAGAGTCCTGGCTGGCAGGTGCTTAACAATAAGCGATACTACCTCGGAACAAATGGTATTGTTTATACCGGCTGGCTGACCGATGGCGGGAAAAAGTATTATCTTGGCTCAGACGGCACGATGCAAACGGGTTGGTTCCTGTATCAAAACAATTGGTACTATTTTAACAGCGATGGAACTATGGCCACTGGCTGGATTTCAGACAGCTCAAAATGGTATTACTTAAACAGTGATGGTGTGATGCAGACGGGCTGGCTTGTTGACCAGGGCAACACCTACTATTTAAATGTAGGCGGCGATCGGCGGACCGGCTGGCTGCAGCTCGGTAATAGCTGGTATTATTTTGACAGCAATGGAAAAATGGTGACGGGAACACAAGTAATAGACGGGAAAACCTACACATTTTTCGATAACGGGTTATTAAATTCGGGACCTGTGACGACCAAAACACAATACAATGTCACGCTGCAGCAAGTGTTGAACGTAGAAATGCAGTTGAATCCGCCGCCGCAAACGGACTTGTATCAAAGCCAGGCGGCATATGTGAGCAGCCAATATGTGCTTCAAAATGCGAATGACCCAACAAAAGGAGTCGTAACGGCAAGCGCCTTGAACGTTCGCAGTGATACAAATAGCAATTCGTTTATTTATGGAACATTAAAACAAGGACAAACGGTAACCATTGTTTCAACCGTTGGCACCTGGTACCAAATTAAATTTGGAACTTGGCGCAATGCTAAACCAGAGGATGTTATAAACTATCTAGACCCAAGTCGAATTACGCCGGATAGTCCACAATATCTGGAATTTTTAATATTAAATAAAAATGCCGGAACAACAGCTGCCGATTTAAATGCCAATGTCCTAAAAGGAAAAGGAATTCTGGATGGAATGGGGGACGCCTTTATTAAGGCGAGCCTGCAAAATAATGTAAATGAAGTTTATCTGATTGCCCACGCATTCCTGGAGTCAGGTAATGGGACATCTGCACTGGCAAATGGTGTTCAAGTAGATACCGTTGATGGGAAAAAGCTGGATAAACCAGTAACCGTCTATAATATGTTTGGAATTGGTGCATTTGACTCCTGTCCGCAAAGCTGCGGTGCTCAAACTGCCTATAAAAATGGCTGGTTTACGCCGGAAGCGGCAATCATCGGCGGAGCTGCCTTTATCGGCTCAAGCTACATTAATGCAGCTAACTCGCCGCAGAATACCCTTTATAAGATGAGATGGAATCCGGCTAATCCTGGAAATCATCAGTATGCCACGGATATGTCTTGGGCAGCCAACCAGGTATACAACATGAAGAAAATCTATGATTCTTTAAGCTCTTACACATTATATTTTGATGTTCCAGTATATAAATAG
- a CDS encoding CPBP family intramembrane glutamic endopeptidase, with protein MTMNLTKPISFKLFVALLIVTLGAEVLLYLTRFSYLASDLYDAVMVSSLFIGWRISPRLGQIQEKKKTKRRIALQFTGAFLIFFLGSSLVNIYSGIVFSEFNDDYNHYVQDYTSTPSTQGEGTHSSSGSNTSPTFWDQVDTLGNDLYTDALAGLEEVWRLAYIILLLVVCKKWFPSRWESGKRDLFLLAALFLTSILFGIDHTLDAEESWRVRIGAIVTFGNMGFILGLILLWTRNLWLTVLVHSVYDMTTTISWYYYDYAVECLALIVLIVFIILLILEIRQKNRQLAAMGVEGIEVPEST; from the coding sequence ATGACAATGAATTTAACAAAACCGATTTCTTTTAAGCTATTTGTTGCTCTTCTTATTGTGACATTGGGGGCAGAGGTGCTCCTATATCTCACCAGGTTCAGCTATTTGGCCAGTGATTTATACGATGCTGTGATGGTATCCTCCCTGTTTATTGGCTGGAGGATTTCCCCAAGGCTCGGCCAGATCCAGGAAAAGAAGAAAACAAAGCGAAGAATTGCTCTCCAGTTCACGGGTGCTTTTCTTATTTTCTTCCTTGGAAGTTCGCTGGTGAACATCTATTCTGGGATCGTCTTCTCAGAATTTAACGATGATTATAACCATTATGTTCAAGATTATACCTCCACTCCATCCACTCAAGGGGAAGGAACCCATTCCTCCTCAGGATCTAATACATCCCCCACTTTTTGGGATCAAGTAGATACTCTTGGAAATGATTTATATACGGATGCACTTGCCGGACTGGAGGAAGTTTGGCGCTTAGCATATATCATTCTCCTGCTTGTAGTATGTAAAAAATGGTTTCCAAGCCGTTGGGAAAGCGGCAAGAGGGATCTATTTCTATTAGCCGCGTTGTTTTTGACTTCGATTTTATTCGGTATTGATCATACGTTGGATGCCGAAGAGTCTTGGCGAGTTCGAATTGGTGCCATTGTCACTTTTGGAAATATGGGGTTCATATTGGGGCTGATCCTGTTGTGGACACGAAATTTATGGCTGACAGTCCTTGTGCACTCTGTGTATGATATGACCACCACGATATCCTGGTATTATTATGATTACGCTGTGGAATGCTTAGCGCTTATTGTATTGATCGTTTTTATCATTCTATTAATATTGGAAATAAGACAAAAGAATCGGCAATTAGCCGCAATGGGTGTCGAGGGCATAGAGGTGCCAGAATCAACATAA